A region from the Lates calcarifer isolate ASB-BC8 unplaced genomic scaffold, TLL_Latcal_v3 _unitig_573_quiver_1311, whole genome shotgun sequence genome encodes:
- the LOC108876336 gene encoding uncharacterized protein LOC108876336 → MFFILLVVSLMSFLSDFHVSSCDLKCADKPGFTPSRLAVKHGDPTSATCSTLHSYDIFLGPLILNKYKIAWVVSKITEEDTFWVCYFDDHNDHRCCTSLPVTVHKPPDTVSFSFRDHSGPLLEGHQYALQCEVQNVAPVENLTVTFYRGQTALGQLQSSNTGKKPVTEIFTLNINTSKEDDGVQYWCEPKLELGLKRPQPPPVVTSAKFSAIVNSNPASGNTPSTSSTLIPSFKPPDSVSIGFNYGRMRKYGQCTLLCKVQKVAPVENLTVTFYRGQTALGQLQSNNTEKKPVTEIFTLNINNGKEDDGVQYWCEAKLELGPKGPQPPPVVTSEKFSSPWTIPSTSFTPIPSFSMCFMLLFFSLV, encoded by the exons ATGTTTTTCATCCTTCTGGTTGTTTCTTTGATGagttttctgtctgacttcCATGTCTCCAGTTGTG atcTAAAATGTGCAGATAAACCTGGGTTCACACCATCCAGACTGGCAGTGAAGCATGGTGACCCAACCTCTGCTACCTGCTCTACATTACAttcttatgacatttttctgggACCACTTatattaaacaaatataaaattgCATGGGTAGTTAGCAAAATTACTGAAGAGGACACATTTTGGGTGTGCTATTTTGATGATCATAATGATCACCGGTGCTGCACCAGCCTTCCTGTAACTGTGCATA agcctccagacACTGTGTCCTTCAGCTTTAGGGATCACTCTGGACCGTTGTTAGAGGGTCATCAGTACgctctgcagtgtgaagtacagaacgttgctcctgttgaaaacctcactgtgaccttctacagaggacagacagcactgggtCAACTACAGTCCAGCAACACAGGgaagaaaccagtgactgagatcttCACTCTGAACATCAACACCAGTAAAGAAGATGATGGAGTCCAGTACTGGTGTGAACCCAAACTGGAGCTGGGACTTAAACGACCACAGCCCCCTCCAGTGGTGACGTCAGCAAAATTCAGTGCCATTGTGAACAGTAATCCTGCCAGTGGGAATACCCCCAGTACCAGTTCCACACTGATTCCCAGCTTCA AACCACCAGACAGTGTGTCCATTGGCTTTAATTATGGGCGGATGCGTAAATACGGCCAGTGTACTCTGCTGTGTAAAGTACAGAAAGTTGCTCCTGTtgaaaacctcactgtgaccttctacagaggacagacagcactgggtcaactacagtccaacaacacagagaagaaaccagtgactgagatcttCACTCTGAACATCAACAACGGAAAAGAGGATGATGGAGTCCAGTACTGGTGTGAAGCCAAGCTGGAACTGGGACCTAAAGGACCACAGCCCCCTCCAGTGGTGACATCAGAAAAATTCAGCTCCCCTTGGACCATACCCAGTACCAGTTTCACACCTATTCCCAGCTTCAGTATgtgcttcatgcttttattcttttctctggtCTGA